One segment of Gloeocapsopsis sp. IPPAS B-1203 DNA contains the following:
- a CDS encoding DUF4268 domain-containing protein has protein sequence MPLTNKPLLGRLEKVDPRTYWEREDIDFTPWLALTENIQILGDTIAIELEVEAQEKGVGLFRADILCKDTATDHWVLIENQLERTDHIHLGQLLTYAAGLNAVTIVWVAKRFTEEHRAALDWLNEITDEEFNFFGLEIELWQIGDSAIAPKFNIVCQPNDWSKRITGVTKILQTSNPSKTRQLQYEYWAAFQDFALTHATLIKPTRPLYQHWMNIALGRSGFGLCAVAIVASAVDSETQSYANNEIRAEVVISREAKAFFALLESQKTEIEAEFGEPLTWYNNLEVKSCRVYLRRAANLNAKDKWAEQHQWLVEKLDRLYKVFSHRVKQLSLDSAIATTIPSEPL, from the coding sequence ATGCCTCTTACAAACAAGCCGCTTCTAGGACGACTCGAAAAAGTCGATCCTCGCACTTACTGGGAACGGGAAGATATAGATTTTACGCCTTGGCTAGCTTTGACAGAAAACATCCAGATTTTAGGCGACACGATCGCCATTGAACTAGAAGTAGAAGCCCAAGAAAAAGGAGTTGGACTCTTTCGGGCTGACATTCTGTGCAAAGACACAGCTACCGACCATTGGGTATTAATAGAAAACCAACTTGAGCGTACCGACCATATCCATTTAGGACAACTGCTTACTTATGCTGCTGGCTTGAATGCGGTAACGATTGTTTGGGTTGCCAAGCGATTCACTGAAGAACACCGTGCTGCACTCGATTGGTTGAATGAAATCACTGATGAGGAATTTAACTTCTTTGGGTTGGAAATAGAACTTTGGCAAATTGGCGACTCCGCGATCGCTCCTAAGTTCAACATAGTTTGTCAGCCAAACGATTGGAGTAAGCGCATCACAGGCGTAACTAAAATTCTCCAAACATCTAATCCTAGTAAAACTAGACAACTTCAGTATGAATATTGGGCAGCATTCCAAGATTTTGCTTTGACTCACGCTACCTTAATTAAGCCAACAAGACCCCTATACCAACACTGGATGAATATAGCACTAGGGCGGAGTGGCTTTGGTTTATGTGCAGTTGCCATAGTTGCCTCTGCTGTAGATTCTGAAACTCAATCCTACGCCAACAATGAGATTCGGGCTGAAGTTGTCATTTCAAGAGAAGCTAAAGCCTTCTTTGCTTTATTAGAGTCGCAGAAAACCGAAATTGAAGCGGAATTTGGCGAACCTTTGACTTGGTACAACAACCTGGAAGTCAAAAGCTGTCGAGTTTACTTACGCCGTGCAGCCAATTTGAATGCAAAAGACAAATGGGCAGAACAACATCAATGGCTGGTAGAGAAGTTAGATCGGCTCTACAAAGTCTTTTCTCATCGCGTTAAGCAACTGAGCCTTGATAGTGCGATCGCTACAACTATTCCTAGCGAACCGCTCTAG
- a CDS encoding restriction endonuclease subunit S encodes MGFSWEEKPIGEIADVVGGGTPDTSNPEFWEGNIPWITPKDLSAHQEKYISRGERNITSAGLQRSSARLLPINTVLLSSRAPIGYVAIAKNPVTTNQGFKSLVFKEGYVPEFYYYFLKANVDLLERHANGSTFKEISGSIVKNIKVPVPPLPEQKAIAHILGTLDDKIELNQQMNRNLEAIAQAIFKSWFTDFDPVRAKMEGRQPVNMDAATAALFPDSFEDSPLGEIPKGWRMGEFGEIAHIVMGQSPPGETYNELGDGLPFYQGVRDFGFRFPTRRVYCNAPKRYAEKADVLFSVRAPVGNLNIAVERCTIGRGLAALRLKANHGSFLYYFLKATQSQWEKFEAEGTVFGSVCKDDIYCFKLIVPVAGIIEKFNYLAHSIDAQIESNEQESLTLADIRDTLLPKLMSGEIRVKEAENILEDVA; translated from the coding sequence ATGGGTTTTAGCTGGGAAGAAAAGCCTATAGGCGAGATTGCAGATGTGGTTGGTGGTGGAACACCAGATACAAGTAATCCTGAATTTTGGGAAGGGAATATTCCTTGGATCACTCCCAAAGATTTATCGGCACATCAAGAAAAGTACATTTCACGGGGCGAGCGCAACATCACATCGGCTGGTTTGCAACGTTCTTCGGCAAGACTATTACCTATAAATACGGTACTGCTTTCTAGTCGCGCACCTATTGGATATGTTGCGATTGCCAAAAATCCTGTCACCACTAATCAAGGTTTCAAAAGCTTAGTTTTCAAAGAAGGGTATGTACCAGAGTTTTATTATTACTTCCTAAAAGCAAATGTAGACCTTTTAGAACGTCATGCTAATGGCAGTACGTTCAAAGAAATTTCTGGCTCAATAGTTAAGAACATTAAAGTTCCAGTTCCCCCTCTCCCAGAACAAAAAGCGATCGCTCATATCCTCGGTACTCTTGACGACAAAATCGAGCTAAACCAGCAGATGAACCGGAATTTAGAGGCGATCGCCCAGGCAATCTTCAAATCCTGGTTTACAGACTTCGATCCTGTTCGCGCCAAGATGGAGGGACGACAGCCAGTAAATATGGATGCTGCGACTGCTGCCCTTTTCCCTGATTCGTTTGAAGATTCACCACTAGGGGAAATTCCGAAGGGGTGGAGGATGGGCGAATTTGGAGAAATTGCTCATATTGTCATGGGGCAGTCTCCACCTGGCGAAACATATAACGAACTAGGGGATGGGCTACCCTTTTATCAAGGTGTTCGTGATTTTGGTTTCAGGTTCCCAACTCGTCGCGTTTATTGTAATGCGCCCAAACGCTATGCAGAAAAAGCTGATGTTCTTTTCAGCGTTCGCGCTCCGGTGGGCAACTTAAACATTGCAGTTGAACGCTGTACCATAGGACGTGGGCTGGCTGCTCTTCGTCTTAAAGCTAATCATGGTAGTTTTTTGTACTACTTTCTTAAGGCTACGCAGTCGCAGTGGGAGAAGTTTGAGGCGGAAGGGACTGTTTTTGGTTCTGTTTGCAAAGATGACATTTACTGTTTCAAACTGATTGTTCCAGTTGCCGGAATTATTGAAAAGTTTAATTATTTAGCCCATTCCATTGATGCTCAGATTGAGTCAAACGAACAAGAATCTTTAACTCTCGCCGATATCCGCGATACCCTCCTACCCAAACTAATGTCAGGCGAAATTCGGGTGAAGGAAGCAGAAAATATTCTGGAGGATGTCGCCTAA
- a CDS encoding class I SAM-dependent DNA methyltransferase, with product MGKKSTEPKLSKSTVGLGFKEKLWAAADKLRGHMDAGEYKHVALGLIFLKYISDAFAEQYEKIAADPLADPEDRDEYTADNIFWVPAVARWSHLQNNAKQPTIGKLIDDAMVEIEKENPSLKGVLPKDYARPALDKQLLGELIDLIGTIGLGDSASRTKDILGGVYEYFLGQFASAEGKRGGQFYTPRCVVSLMTEMIEPYKGRVYDPCCGSGGMFVQSEKFVQAHGGRIGNLAIYGQESNPTTWKLCKMNLAIRGIDGNLGSQNADSFHNDLHKDLKADFIMANPPFNMSDWGGDRLLEDGRWKYNTPPVGNANYAWVQHMIHHLAPNGIAAFVLANGSMSSNSSGEGEIRKAIAQADLVDCMVALPGNLFYNTAIPACLWFLARNKRNSKYRDRKGETLFVDARKMGVLLDRVHRELTEEDIAKIAQTYNAWRGDKGAGEYADIPGFCKSAKLDEIAAHGYVLTPGRYVGAEEVEDDGEVFEEKVRLLAAKLEEQFQESARLEQKIRENLWGLGHGF from the coding sequence GTGGGCAAGAAGAGTACAGAGCCAAAGCTGAGTAAAAGCACGGTAGGGTTAGGTTTTAAGGAGAAATTGTGGGCGGCGGCGGATAAATTGCGCGGTCACATGGACGCAGGGGAGTATAAGCACGTTGCCCTTGGTCTAATTTTCCTCAAGTACATATCGGATGCCTTTGCGGAACAATACGAAAAAATAGCTGCCGATCCCTTAGCCGATCCTGAAGATCGCGACGAATACACGGCTGATAATATTTTTTGGGTTCCTGCTGTGGCGCGTTGGTCGCACTTACAAAATAATGCCAAACAGCCCACTATTGGGAAGTTAATCGACGACGCGATGGTGGAAATCGAAAAGGAGAATCCATCGCTCAAAGGCGTACTACCCAAAGACTATGCCCGTCCTGCACTTGATAAGCAACTATTGGGAGAGTTAATCGATTTAATTGGCACGATTGGGCTAGGAGATAGTGCAAGTCGCACAAAAGATATACTCGGCGGGGTTTACGAATATTTCTTAGGTCAGTTTGCCAGTGCTGAAGGTAAGCGAGGCGGACAGTTTTACACTCCCCGTTGTGTCGTCTCACTGATGACAGAAATGATTGAGCCTTATAAGGGGCGCGTTTACGATCCGTGCTGCGGTTCGGGTGGGATGTTCGTGCAGTCGGAAAAGTTCGTGCAGGCGCATGGCGGACGGATTGGCAACTTGGCGATTTACGGGCAAGAGTCGAACCCGACAACATGGAAGCTATGCAAGATGAATTTGGCGATTCGAGGGATTGATGGCAATCTCGGTTCCCAAAATGCCGATAGTTTCCATAACGACTTGCACAAGGATTTGAAGGCTGATTTTATTATGGCTAATCCCCCATTCAATATGAGTGATTGGGGAGGCGATCGCCTGTTGGAAGACGGGCGCTGGAAATACAATACTCCACCTGTAGGTAATGCGAACTATGCCTGGGTGCAGCACATGATCCACCACTTAGCCCCCAATGGTATTGCGGCTTTTGTGTTGGCGAATGGATCGATGAGTTCTAATTCTTCAGGGGAAGGCGAGATCCGTAAAGCGATCGCTCAAGCGGATTTAGTTGATTGCATGGTGGCGTTGCCAGGGAATTTATTTTACAACACAGCAATTCCTGCTTGCCTTTGGTTTTTGGCACGGAATAAGAGAAACAGTAAATATCGCGATCGCAAAGGAGAAACGCTGTTTGTTGATGCGCGAAAAATGGGGGTACTGCTTGACCGAGTACATCGGGAATTGACAGAGGAAGACATCGCCAAGATTGCCCAAACTTACAACGCTTGGCGGGGAGATAAGGGCGCGGGTGAGTACGCAGATATTCCTGGTTTTTGTAAGAGTGCAAAGCTTGATGAAATTGCCGCTCACGGTTATGTGCTTACTCCAGGGCGATATGTGGGAGCGGAGGAAGTCGAAGATGACGGCGAGGTATTTGAGGAGAAGGTGCGGCTGCTGGCGGCGAAGTTGGAGGAGCAGTTTCAGGAGTCAGCACGTTTGGAGCAGAAGATTCGAGAGAATCTATGGGGGTTAGGGCATGGGTTTTAG
- a CDS encoding IS1 family transposase codes for MQSKQQQRWLWHAIDHNSGVVLAYVLAPRHDEAFVKLKALLEPFEITHFYSDGWGAYERHLDTAIHMIGKRNTQNIERKHLTLRTRIKRLARKTICFSKSEQMHNIVIGLFINREEFGLVI; via the coding sequence GTGCAATCGAAGCAGCAACAAAGATGGCTTTGGCATGCAATTGACCACAATAGTGGTGTCGTGTTGGCATATGTACTAGCGCCACGTCACGACGAAGCGTTTGTGAAGTTGAAAGCCTTGTTAGAACCGTTTGAAATTACCCATTTTTATAGTGATGGTTGGGGTGCTTATGAACGTCATCTCGATACTGCTATTCACATGATTGGCAAGCGTAATACTCAGAACATTGAACGCAAACATTTAACTCTACGCACTCGAATTAAACGGCTCGCTCGTAAAACGATTTGCTTTTCTAAATCTGAACAGATGCACAATATCGTCATTGGACTGTTCATTAATCGTGAGGAATTTGGTTTAGTGATTTAG
- a CDS encoding IS1-like element transposase: protein MVLEPIHCPGCNDAIAVIKHGKTPDGKRYLCQNPNCDRRTFVRDYAYQGYLPQVKAQISDLAINGSGIRDTARVLKISPTTVIEELKKSIDTSKQ from the coding sequence ATGGTTCTGGAACCGATTCATTGTCCAGGCTGTAATGATGCAATTGCAGTCATCAAGCACGGTAAGACACCTGATGGGAAGCGCTACCTTTGCCAAAATCCCAACTGCGATCGCCGCACCTTTGTTCGGGACTATGCTTACCAAGGTTACTTACCTCAAGTCAAGGCACAAATCAGTGATCTGGCAATCAATGGCAGTGGGATTAGGGATACTGCACGAGTCTTGAAAATCAGTCCGACAACTGTGATTGAGGAATTAAAAAAAAGCATCGACACCTCAAAGCAGTGA
- a CDS encoding DUF1818 family protein, protein MERVVKSGTDWRVGWNPSATQYQALVGTDDWAIELTSAEFNDFCRLSLQLAESIAQIAHELMDEEKISCEAESDLLWMEVTGYPHAYSLRFILHTGRGVEGSWTPQAVPSLIQAVQMIQVF, encoded by the coding sequence ATGGAGCGTGTTGTCAAAAGTGGGACTGATTGGCGCGTTGGTTGGAACCCTAGTGCTACACAATATCAAGCTTTAGTTGGTACAGATGACTGGGCAATTGAACTGACATCTGCTGAATTTAATGATTTTTGTCGATTATCACTACAGTTAGCAGAATCAATCGCTCAAATTGCACATGAACTAATGGACGAAGAAAAGATTAGTTGTGAAGCTGAGAGTGATTTACTGTGGATGGAAGTAACAGGCTATCCTCATGCTTACAGTTTACGCTTTATTCTGCATACAGGACGAGGGGTAGAAGGCAGTTGGACACCTCAAGCTGTTCCTAGTTTAATTCAAGCAGTCCAAATGATTCAGGTTTTCTAA
- a CDS encoding DNA-directed RNA polymerase subunit omega, translating into MLKRSKFETTQTQIMHRAEELIGAASNRYRITVQVANRAKRRRYEDFDNIDDPMMKPVIRAIIEMSDELTQPEIIGE; encoded by the coding sequence ATGCTCAAGCGTTCTAAGTTCGAGACGACCCAAACTCAAATTATGCATCGGGCAGAAGAATTAATCGGTGCAGCTTCAAATCGTTACCGGATCACAGTACAAGTAGCTAACCGTGCTAAGCGCCGTCGTTATGAAGATTTCGATAATATAGACGATCCGATGATGAAGCCAGTCATTCGGGCAATTATTGAAATGTCTGATGAGTTAACTCAACCAGAAATTATTGGGGAGTAA
- a CDS encoding fasciclin domain-containing protein: MADIIDTAVNAGTFNTLVEAIKATDLVDILKSPGPYTVFAPTDEAFNKLPEGVSLEALLQENHKLKRILTYHVAFGDVRAEDLMQIEEAETVEGSVVGIESSGGKIKINDANVLQSDILADNGVIHVIDAVLVPGLVAAE, from the coding sequence ATGGCAGACATTATAGATACTGCAGTTAATGCCGGTACTTTCAACACTTTGGTAGAAGCGATCAAAGCTACAGACTTAGTTGATATTTTGAAAAGTCCTGGTCCTTATACTGTCTTTGCACCTACAGACGAAGCATTTAACAAGCTACCAGAAGGGGTATCGCTTGAAGCATTACTGCAAGAAAATCACAAGTTAAAGCGGATATTAACTTATCACGTTGCCTTTGGAGATGTGAGAGCTGAAGATTTAATGCAAATTGAGGAAGCCGAAACAGTTGAAGGCTCTGTAGTTGGAATCGAATCCTCTGGTGGAAAGATTAAAATTAATGATGCTAACGTTTTGCAATCTGATATTTTGGCAGACAACGGTGTGATTCATGTCATTGACGCAGTACTCGTACCAGGTTTAGTTGCTGCTGAGTAA
- a CDS encoding glycoside hydrolase family 13 protein: MLIQTPDWVKHAVFYQIFPDRFAQSKEPHKRLLKNASWQDWHEMPTLQGYKGGDLWGVTEQLDYLQNLGITAIYFTPIFQSASNHRYHTHDYYQVDPLLGGNSAFKELLDACHDRNMKVVLDGVFNHSSRGFFFFHDVLENGQHSPWVDWFKIQDWPLYPYDENFPANYGCWAGIRALPEFNHDNPEVREYIMEIAEYWIKFGIDGWRLDVPFEVKTPGFWQEFRDRVKALNPEAYIVGEVWGDSRQWLDGTQFDGVMNYLFAGPTIAFAAGDRIVPQQVKGPSYEAYPSLSAPEYAEKMQQLLQLYPWEIQLTQLNLLASHDTARLMSIADGDLSSVKLATLLLLTFPGAPSIYYGDEVGLPGGLDPDSRRGFPLEAHWERDILECHRQLIALRQAHPALRVGTYRVLYADAAVYVFARILDDEEVVVAVNTGTSSASVAVPAHDLKSQPNEVLYGDSIAQWHSAGESIQIKLSLPERSGCILGGA, encoded by the coding sequence ATGCTGATTCAAACCCCAGATTGGGTCAAGCACGCTGTTTTTTATCAAATTTTTCCAGATCGTTTTGCTCAAAGCAAGGAACCACACAAGCGATTATTGAAAAACGCCTCGTGGCAAGATTGGCATGAGATGCCGACACTCCAAGGCTACAAAGGTGGCGATTTGTGGGGTGTGACTGAACAGCTAGACTACTTGCAGAATTTGGGGATTACTGCCATTTACTTCACCCCCATCTTTCAATCAGCAAGTAACCATCGCTATCATACGCACGATTATTATCAAGTCGATCCTTTATTAGGAGGAAACAGCGCATTTAAAGAACTGTTAGATGCTTGTCACGATCGCAATATGAAAGTTGTTTTGGATGGAGTCTTTAACCATTCAAGTCGCGGCTTTTTCTTTTTCCACGATGTCTTAGAGAATGGTCAACATTCCCCTTGGGTCGATTGGTTTAAAATCCAAGATTGGCCCTTATATCCTTATGATGAGAATTTTCCAGCAAACTATGGTTGTTGGGCAGGAATTCGGGCGCTACCAGAATTTAATCATGATAACCCAGAAGTGCGCGAGTACATTATGGAAATTGCGGAATATTGGATTAAATTTGGGATCGATGGTTGGCGTTTGGATGTGCCGTTTGAGGTGAAAACTCCTGGTTTTTGGCAAGAGTTTCGCGATCGCGTTAAAGCACTCAACCCTGAAGCTTATATTGTTGGCGAAGTTTGGGGAGATTCGCGTCAGTGGCTCGATGGCACGCAGTTTGATGGCGTGATGAATTACTTATTCGCTGGACCAACGATCGCTTTTGCCGCAGGCGATCGCATTGTTCCTCAACAAGTTAAAGGTCCTTCATACGAAGCTTATCCATCACTATCTGCGCCTGAGTACGCAGAGAAAATGCAGCAACTTTTGCAACTATACCCGTGGGAAATTCAACTGACACAGTTAAATCTACTTGCTAGTCACGATACGGCAAGGTTGATGTCAATTGCTGATGGCGATCTTTCTAGTGTCAAACTAGCAACGCTACTTCTTTTAACTTTTCCTGGTGCGCCTAGTATCTATTACGGCGATGAAGTTGGCTTACCTGGAGGTTTAGATCCTGATTCTCGTCGTGGTTTTCCTCTGGAAGCCCACTGGGAACGCGACATTTTAGAATGCCACCGTCAACTCATTGCACTACGACAAGCTCATCCAGCGTTACGCGTAGGAACATACCGAGTTCTCTATGCAGATGCTGCTGTTTATGTTTTTGCACGAATCTTGGACGATGAAGAAGTTGTTGTTGCTGTTAATACTGGTACTTCATCAGCAAGTGTAGCTGTACCCGCACATGATTTGAAATCTCAACCAAACGAAGTTTTATATGGAGATAGCATTGCTCAATGGCATAGTGCAGGTGAATCGATTCAGATCAAGTTAAGCTTACCTGAGCGCTCTGGGTGTATCCTTGGTGGAGCTTAG